From Chromohalobacter canadensis, one genomic window encodes:
- the xylB gene encoding xylulokinase, translating into MYVGVDCGTQSTKVVVVDIEHAAILGEASRPHHLIEGDNGKREQDVSEWVAALTEAFHEAVSEARIDARDIRAIGVSGQQHGMVALDADGLPLHPAKLWCDTETALHNEALIEQLGGREGCLDKLGVVLQTGYTASKVAWLRDTHPDAYRRIATLLLPHDYLNFWLTGERVAECGDASGTGYFDTRTRSWRHDVFQTMAPELSPEAVLPRLIDSHAPVGRVRPEVARLLGLGDDVLVSSGGGDNMMAAIGTGNIAPGMVTLSLGTSGTVYAHSAEPMEAEDAQVANFCASHGGWLPLICTMNVTSATTKVRELFGFDLVTFGERVARAPLGAEGVMALPFFNGERVPALPHATASFEGMTSLNTTADNLCRAVVEGTTFGLRYGFERLGELASQASQVRLVGGGAKSAVWRQIVADVLDVDVICPRITEAAALGGAIQAAWCDTQTRGRGESLAALTERLVEVDLDTLTRPRGEPVRRYQELYQRYRQALAERYDVAP; encoded by the coding sequence ATGTACGTTGGCGTGGATTGTGGAACGCAGAGCACTAAGGTCGTGGTGGTCGATATCGAGCATGCGGCGATTCTGGGAGAGGCGAGTCGTCCGCATCATCTGATCGAAGGCGATAACGGCAAGCGCGAACAGGACGTGAGTGAGTGGGTCGCGGCCTTGACCGAGGCGTTCCATGAGGCGGTGAGTGAGGCGCGGATCGATGCGCGCGACATCCGGGCCATCGGTGTCTCGGGACAGCAGCACGGCATGGTGGCCCTGGATGCCGACGGCCTCCCGTTGCACCCTGCGAAGCTGTGGTGCGATACCGAAACGGCGCTTCACAACGAGGCGTTGATCGAGCAACTCGGTGGGCGCGAGGGCTGCCTGGACAAGCTGGGGGTGGTGCTTCAGACCGGCTATACGGCCTCGAAAGTCGCCTGGTTGCGCGATACGCACCCGGACGCCTACCGGCGTATCGCCACGTTGCTGTTACCCCACGATTACTTGAATTTCTGGCTGACCGGCGAGCGCGTCGCCGAGTGCGGGGATGCCTCCGGTACTGGATATTTCGATACCCGCACGCGCAGCTGGCGTCATGACGTGTTTCAAACCATGGCGCCCGAACTTTCGCCGGAGGCGGTACTGCCGCGTTTGATCGACTCGCACGCCCCAGTGGGCAGGGTACGTCCCGAAGTGGCGCGCCTGCTGGGCCTTGGCGATGACGTGCTGGTGTCCAGCGGCGGCGGCGATAACATGATGGCGGCCATCGGCACCGGCAACATCGCCCCCGGCATGGTGACCCTGAGCCTGGGCACGTCGGGGACCGTGTACGCTCATTCGGCCGAACCGATGGAGGCCGAGGACGCCCAGGTTGCCAATTTCTGCGCCAGCCACGGGGGCTGGCTACCGCTTATCTGCACCATGAACGTGACCTCGGCGACGACCAAGGTCCGTGAGCTGTTCGGTTTCGATCTAGTGACCTTCGGAGAACGAGTGGCCAGAGCGCCGCTGGGTGCCGAGGGCGTCATGGCATTGCCTTTTTTCAATGGCGAGCGCGTCCCGGCACTGCCGCATGCCACCGCCAGCTTCGAGGGTATGACGAGCCTCAATACGACCGCGGACAATCTGTGTCGCGCGGTAGTCGAAGGGACGACGTTCGGGCTACGCTATGGGTTCGAACGCTTGGGCGAGCTGGCATCGCAGGCCAGCCAAGTCCGTCTGGTCGGCGGTGGCGCCAAGAGTGCCGTCTGGCGCCAAATCGTTGCCGACGTCCTGGATGTCGACGTGATCTGTCCACGTATTACCGAAGCTGCCGCTCTGGGTGGGGCGATCCAGGCTGCTTGGTGCGATACCCAGACGCGTGGGCGGGGCGAGTCATTGGCGGCACTGACCGAACGGCTCGTCGAGGTGGATCTCGATACCTTGACCCGTCCGCGTGGCGAACCGGTGCGCCGTTATCAGGAACTCTACCAGCGTTACCGCCAGGCGCTGGCCGAACGCTACGACGTCGCGCCATGA
- the tal gene encoding transaldolase has protein sequence MTQLEALKQLSMVVADTGDLEAIKRYQPHDATTNPSLILKAFELPGYQTLIDETLAQVKTDIADPQDRVDEAVDRLSVAIGSEITQLIPGRVSTEVAAKLSFDREASIKKAHRLIELYEQHGIGRERVLIKLASTWEGIRAAEQLEKEGIQCNLTLLFSKAQARACFDAGVYLISPFVGRVTDWYKQKTGQEYAPEEDPGVVFVREVCDIASRYRYDTVVMGASFRTQGQILGLAGCNRLTISPALLEELESQEGDIERKISDVGDASERLTPLTETEFRWGLNQDAMATEKLAEGIRRFADDQATLEEKLATRLG, from the coding sequence ATGACGCAACTCGAGGCTCTCAAGCAACTTTCGATGGTGGTCGCCGATACCGGCGATCTCGAGGCGATCAAGCGCTATCAGCCGCACGATGCCACGACCAATCCTTCACTGATCCTCAAGGCTTTCGAGCTGCCCGGCTATCAAACGCTGATCGATGAGACGCTGGCGCAGGTCAAGACTGATATCGCCGATCCCCAAGACCGTGTCGACGAAGCGGTGGATCGTTTATCCGTCGCCATTGGTAGCGAGATCACGCAACTGATTCCGGGGCGCGTGTCCACGGAAGTGGCTGCCAAGCTGTCCTTCGATCGCGAGGCGAGCATCAAGAAGGCGCATCGTCTCATCGAGCTTTACGAGCAGCACGGGATCGGCCGTGAACGCGTGCTGATCAAGCTGGCCTCCACCTGGGAGGGCATCCGTGCCGCCGAGCAGCTCGAGAAAGAAGGCATTCAGTGCAACCTGACGCTGTTGTTCTCCAAGGCGCAGGCCCGTGCCTGTTTCGACGCCGGGGTGTATCTCATCTCGCCCTTCGTGGGCCGCGTCACCGACTGGTACAAGCAGAAAACCGGACAGGAGTACGCGCCGGAGGAAGATCCGGGCGTGGTGTTCGTGCGTGAGGTATGCGACATCGCCAGCCGCTACCGCTACGACACCGTGGTCATGGGCGCCAGCTTCCGTACCCAGGGCCAAATCCTGGGACTGGCCGGCTGCAACCGCCTGACCATTTCACCGGCGCTGCTCGAGGAACTCGAGAGCCAGGAAGGCGACATCGAACGCAAGATCAGCGATGTCGGGGACGCCAGCGAGCGCCTCACGCCACTGACTGAAACCGAGTTCCGCTGGGGGCTCAATCAGGATGCCATGGCCACCGAGAAACTCGCCGAGGGCATTCGCCGTTTCGCCGACGACCAGGCGACGCTGGAGGAGAAACTCGCTACGCGGCTGGGATAA
- a CDS encoding LLM class flavin-dependent oxidoreductase, whose product MSRLSQIPLSVLDLAPISHDGTPAETFERTVDLAQLTDTLGYNRYWLAEHHNIDGIASAATSLLIGHVASKTQRIRVGSGGIMLPNHPPLVVAEQFGTLETLYPGRIDLGLGRAPGSDGVTMQAMRRNPRAGVNDFPDRLAELRGYLGDALPNQRVKAIPGQGTHVPLWLLGSSDFSARLAAQLGLPFAFAGQFAPGYMLEAIQLYRQMFQPSEVLDAPYVMLGIPLVAADSDAHAQYLATTQQQKFLNLIRGKSTRTLPPVEALDWSPQERAMVSQNLGASIVGGPDTIRDELENFLAQTQADELMINGDFYDHDDRRRSYEILADVWKG is encoded by the coding sequence ATGAGCCGACTCTCGCAGATTCCTCTGTCCGTGCTCGATCTCGCACCGATCTCGCATGACGGAACACCCGCCGAAACCTTCGAACGTACGGTCGATCTCGCCCAGCTTACCGATACTCTGGGCTACAACCGTTATTGGCTGGCCGAGCACCACAACATCGACGGCATCGCCAGCGCCGCCACGTCCTTGCTCATCGGCCATGTCGCCAGCAAGACGCAACGCATCCGCGTGGGCAGTGGCGGCATCATGCTGCCGAACCATCCGCCACTCGTGGTCGCCGAACAATTCGGCACGCTGGAAACGCTCTACCCGGGCCGTATCGATCTCGGCCTGGGACGCGCCCCCGGCTCCGATGGCGTGACCATGCAGGCCATGCGCCGCAACCCGCGCGCCGGCGTCAATGACTTTCCCGACCGCCTGGCCGAACTACGTGGCTATCTGGGCGATGCCCTGCCCAATCAGCGCGTCAAGGCGATTCCCGGTCAGGGCACGCATGTACCGCTATGGTTGCTGGGCTCCAGCGACTTCAGCGCGCGCCTCGCCGCACAGCTCGGCCTGCCGTTTGCCTTCGCCGGCCAGTTCGCGCCGGGCTACATGCTCGAAGCCATCCAGCTCTATCGGCAAATGTTCCAACCTTCAGAGGTGCTGGACGCGCCTTATGTGATGCTGGGCATCCCACTGGTCGCCGCCGACAGCGACGCGCACGCACAGTATCTGGCCACCACCCAGCAGCAGAAGTTTCTCAACCTGATCCGCGGCAAGAGCACGCGCACCCTGCCGCCCGTCGAAGCACTCGACTGGTCGCCTCAGGAACGCGCCATGGTCAGCCAGAACCTGGGGGCCTCCATTGTCGGCGGACCCGATACGATCCGCGACGAACTCGAGAACTTCCTGGCGCAGACCCAAGCCGACGAACTGATGATCAACGGTGATTTCTACGACCATGACGACCGCCGTCGTTCGTACGAAATTCTCGCCGATGTCTGGAAGGGCTAA
- a CDS encoding YqaA family protein — MPSLTRLASATAWLERLSYSRHALSLLFFASVLETLLVPIPIETILIPWMLAQPRRKWRLASVALAGNLAAACIGYTLGAWALNTWGTTLIPLFGGQEAYAAFQARMASDGFMAVLAVGIIPIPFQIAMLAAGSSGYPFILFLLAASLARGVRYFGLALLVHLAGDAALSLWRRHARPIGMLGIALFGAWLWLQFMP; from the coding sequence ATGCCGTCACTGACCCGCCTGGCGTCCGCCACCGCTTGGCTCGAGCGTCTCTCGTATTCACGGCACGCCTTGTCGCTTTTGTTTTTCGCCTCGGTGCTGGAAACCCTTCTGGTTCCGATTCCTATCGAGACCATTCTGATTCCCTGGATGCTGGCCCAGCCGCGTCGCAAATGGCGTCTGGCAAGCGTCGCGCTGGCCGGTAACCTGGCCGCCGCCTGCATCGGCTACACCCTGGGGGCCTGGGCATTGAACACTTGGGGAACGACGCTCATTCCTTTGTTCGGTGGTCAGGAAGCCTATGCCGCCTTTCAGGCACGCATGGCCAGTGACGGCTTTATGGCGGTGCTCGCGGTGGGTATTATTCCCATCCCCTTTCAGATCGCCATGCTCGCCGCCGGCTCGAGTGGCTATCCATTTATACTTTTCTTGCTGGCCGCCTCGTTGGCGCGCGGCGTGCGTTATTTCGGTCTCGCCTTGCTGGTGCATCTCGCCGGCGATGCAGCCCTCTCGCTATGGCGTCGCCATGCACGCCCCATAGGCATGTTGGGTATCGCACTATTCGGCGCGTGGCTCTGGCTTCAATTCATGCCATGA
- a CDS encoding BCCT family transporter, protein MANIGRQYVFIVSALIVAVLVAIGAAFPEGFGEAASTALSAVSHYFGWFYLFSVFGFVVFLLTLAFSKYGKIRLGPQDSSPSYSFFSWISMLLAAGFGVGLVFYGMAEPMTHFLEPPYGDMEGGTEEAARYAIQYSFFNWGIHQWAAFSVVGLIIAYYQFRKGQAGLVSNVLSTMTAKRPKLRKVGPALDVFAVVATVMGVATSIGLAVLQINGGLHEVFGVEEGVKWQFIIMGAMFLCYMASTWSGLDKGIKRLSNLNMVLCFALMFYVLFTGPTVAILETITLGIGDYLQNIVGMSLRIAPYSDNTWASNWTIFYWAWVIAWSPFVGTFVARVSRGRTIKEYVFGVLFVPPLLACLWIGVFGGAALNMELTGDVGLASATADNITVALFQMFNLMPFSNVLSVVALFLIFIFLVTSADSATYIVSQMTDGGSLNPPLIKRIIWGVLIAAICLTLLVAGGLNGLQSAAVLAALPFTFILYGMIIVLIKELRADRKAMLTSLYHRHGETPVGADAFEAETLADAERYRRAPNVVNRRINTREGG, encoded by the coding sequence ATGGCCAATATTGGAAGGCAATACGTATTTATCGTCTCCGCCCTGATCGTTGCGGTTCTGGTCGCCATTGGTGCGGCTTTTCCCGAGGGCTTCGGTGAGGCGGCATCGACGGCATTATCAGCCGTTTCACACTATTTTGGGTGGTTTTACCTGTTCTCGGTCTTCGGGTTCGTGGTGTTCCTACTGACGCTGGCCTTTAGCAAGTACGGCAAGATCCGCCTGGGGCCACAGGATAGCTCACCCTCCTACAGCTTTTTCTCGTGGATCAGCATGCTGCTGGCAGCGGGTTTTGGCGTCGGGTTGGTATTTTATGGCATGGCCGAGCCGATGACACACTTTCTCGAGCCACCTTACGGTGACATGGAAGGCGGCACCGAGGAAGCGGCACGCTATGCCATTCAATACAGCTTCTTCAATTGGGGCATTCATCAGTGGGCCGCGTTTTCCGTGGTCGGGCTGATCATCGCCTATTATCAGTTTCGCAAGGGGCAGGCGGGACTGGTGTCCAACGTGCTCTCGACCATGACCGCCAAGCGTCCCAAGTTGCGCAAGGTGGGGCCAGCATTGGACGTGTTCGCCGTGGTCGCGACCGTGATGGGGGTGGCGACGTCCATCGGCTTGGCAGTGTTGCAGATCAACGGTGGCCTGCACGAAGTATTCGGTGTCGAGGAAGGCGTCAAGTGGCAATTCATCATCATGGGCGCCATGTTCCTGTGTTATATGGCGTCCACCTGGTCGGGGCTGGACAAGGGAATCAAGCGCCTATCCAACCTCAACATGGTGCTGTGCTTCGCGCTGATGTTCTACGTGTTGTTCACCGGGCCGACCGTAGCCATTCTCGAGACTATCACTCTGGGCATCGGCGATTACCTACAAAACATCGTGGGGATGAGCCTGCGTATTGCGCCGTATAGCGATAACACCTGGGCGAGCAACTGGACGATTTTCTACTGGGCCTGGGTCATTGCCTGGTCGCCGTTCGTGGGGACTTTCGTGGCGCGTGTCTCGCGCGGGCGGACTATCAAGGAGTACGTGTTCGGCGTCTTGTTCGTACCGCCGCTGCTGGCTTGCCTGTGGATTGGCGTCTTCGGTGGAGCGGCGCTCAATATGGAGTTGACCGGCGATGTCGGGCTCGCCTCGGCAACGGCTGACAACATTACCGTGGCGCTATTCCAGATGTTCAACTTGATGCCATTCTCCAACGTGTTGTCGGTCGTGGCGCTGTTCTTGATCTTCATCTTCCTGGTGACGTCCGCAGACTCGGCGACGTATATCGTCTCGCAGATGACCGATGGCGGCTCGCTGAATCCTCCCTTGATAAAGCGGATTATCTGGGGTGTGTTGATCGCTGCGATCTGTCTGACCCTGCTGGTTGCCGGAGGCCTGAACGGGCTGCAATCCGCCGCGGTGCTGGCAGCATTGCCATTCACCTTCATTCTCTATGGCATGATTATCGTCTTGATCAAGGAGTTGCGGGCGGACCGCAAGGCAATGCTGACCTCGCTGTACCATCGTCACGGTGAAACCCCGGTCGGCGCCGATGCCTTCGAAGCCGAAACATTGGCCGATGCCGAGCGGTATCGTCGCGCCCCGAATGTGGTCAACCGGCGTATCAATACGCGTGAAGGTGGGTAA
- a CDS encoding extensin-like domain-containing protein, with protein MKPSLTFLALSFAVIAAGIALDKGVWTVPRAWNPFQPLHLDDPLTPVTQWKLRQLKGDREACRDVLDSAPAGPLNYTPLADYTPVAGCPLQNVVRVRRAGVEFNASFVASCPLAVAWSLFERQRLQPAAREVFGEPVESVRHLGSFACRNIYHRDNARRSDHASAEALDVAAFRIVDGHRISVLDDWEGGDDAADFLHRVRDGACEVFGTTLGPDYNAAHANHFHLGMRGISLCR; from the coding sequence ATGAAGCCGTCGCTTACCTTCCTCGCGTTGAGTTTCGCCGTGATTGCCGCCGGCATCGCTCTGGACAAGGGCGTCTGGACAGTCCCTCGGGCATGGAATCCCTTTCAGCCCTTGCATCTTGACGATCCGTTGACCCCAGTCACGCAATGGAAGTTGCGCCAGCTCAAGGGGGATCGCGAGGCATGCCGCGATGTTCTCGACTCCGCACCTGCCGGACCCCTGAATTACACGCCATTGGCGGATTATACCCCCGTTGCTGGCTGCCCGCTTCAGAACGTGGTGCGCGTGCGCCGTGCTGGGGTCGAGTTCAATGCCAGCTTCGTGGCCAGCTGTCCGCTGGCGGTGGCCTGGTCGCTGTTCGAGCGCCAACGTCTGCAACCGGCCGCGCGGGAGGTGTTCGGTGAGCCGGTAGAGTCGGTACGTCACTTGGGGAGCTTCGCGTGCCGCAATATCTACCATCGCGACAATGCCCGCCGTAGCGACCACGCCAGTGCGGAAGCGCTCGATGTGGCGGCCTTTCGGATAGTGGACGGACACCGGATTTCCGTGCTCGACGACTGGGAGGGCGGCGATGACGCGGCGGATTTTCTGCATCGCGTGCGCGACGGCGCCTGCGAAGTGTTCGGAACTACCCTCGGGCCGGACTACAATGCCGCGCATGCCAACCATTTCCATCTAGGCATGCGTGGTATCTCGCTGTGTCGATAA
- a CDS encoding YbhB/YbcL family Raf kinase inhibitor-like protein, producing the protein MRIDVQHITDGEPIPERFAFAVPDSQQHLRFSDNRNPRIRWHDVPAGTRSLALLVVDVDAPSDPSDVNQEGHRVPTDLPRADFYHWVLIDIPADVSGIDEGEDADGVVAKGKAPGETGKGVRGINSYTDFFVDDEQLEGIYGGYDGPCPPWNDALVHRYHFTVYALDIASLGLQGEFTGDEVLEAMQGHVIEQASVMGTYTLNPELAR; encoded by the coding sequence ATGCGCATTGACGTGCAGCACATCACCGACGGTGAACCCATTCCCGAACGCTTCGCGTTCGCCGTTCCCGATTCTCAGCAACACCTTCGCTTCAGCGACAATCGCAACCCACGTATCCGTTGGCACGATGTGCCCGCCGGGACGCGTAGCCTCGCACTGTTGGTGGTCGATGTGGATGCGCCCTCGGACCCTAGCGACGTCAATCAGGAAGGCCACAGAGTGCCAACTGACCTGCCTCGTGCTGATTTCTACCACTGGGTATTGATCGATATCCCGGCGGACGTGAGCGGCATAGACGAGGGCGAAGATGCCGATGGTGTCGTGGCCAAGGGCAAGGCACCGGGGGAGACCGGCAAGGGCGTGCGCGGTATCAATAGCTACACGGACTTCTTCGTCGATGACGAACAACTCGAAGGTATCTACGGGGGATATGATGGCCCATGTCCGCCGTGGAATGACGCCCTGGTACATCGCTATCACTTCACTGTCTATGCACTGGATATCGCCTCGCTGGGTCTGCAGGGCGAGTTCACCGGTGATGAAGTACTCGAAGCCATGCAAGGACATGTCATCGAACAAGCCAGCGTGATGGGTACTTACACGCTCAATCCCGAGCTAGCACGTTAA
- a CDS encoding carboxypeptidase regulatory-like domain-containing protein encodes MRHRRTGWWLALVGLVLSGCEMLPTGGPTQPVDIEEAGEGTPSGTVERQVAFPAEEYAKLDKQGSAVVKGWLRYTSSAEGTLVGKNETVSIAPATRYSAEAAEAALAGKRIEPADPRAREYTHYAKTNDNGYFEATGIPAGVFYVAGSVRLPDGSRSPLILKQIEIGDGQTREVDLSR; translated from the coding sequence ATGAGACATAGACGTACGGGATGGTGGCTGGCCCTGGTGGGGCTGGTGCTGAGTGGCTGTGAAATGTTGCCGACGGGTGGGCCGACACAGCCCGTCGATATCGAGGAAGCCGGCGAAGGCACGCCGTCGGGCACCGTCGAACGCCAGGTCGCGTTCCCCGCCGAGGAATACGCCAAGCTGGACAAGCAAGGCTCCGCCGTCGTCAAGGGGTGGTTGCGCTACACCTCATCGGCAGAGGGCACGTTGGTAGGCAAGAACGAAACCGTGTCGATTGCGCCGGCCACGCGTTATTCCGCCGAGGCTGCCGAAGCCGCGCTGGCGGGCAAGCGCATAGAGCCCGCGGACCCACGTGCCCGTGAATACACGCATTACGCCAAGACCAACGACAACGGCTATTTCGAGGCTACCGGTATCCCCGCAGGGGTCTTCTATGTGGCTGGAAGTGTGCGCCTGCCGGATGGTTCGCGCAGCCCGCTGATCTTGAAGCAAATCGAGATCGGCGATGGTCAGACGCGTGAGGTCGATCTGAGCCGATGA
- a CDS encoding M15 family metallopeptidase → MTDSTLCPIEPIAEPPWEAIAAIPIVDEGGALHPVSLAAPMLRTLPLYHALGVPGAVPECWAREAVYRRLLKVAQSLPDGLGLVVLDAWRPYVVQRHLYDTLLGMVEARYADLDEADLRAMTRAFVSPPSDRPECPSPHLTGGAVDVALCDADGMLLEMGSAFDEARPASHTVYFEHHAHDAATRTYRDRRRVLYHAMVDAGFANLPSEWWHYSYGDQMWAWYRGESRALFGPSGPDSLEARWRRSLGQDA, encoded by the coding sequence GTGACTGATTCGACGCTTTGTCCCATCGAACCCATCGCCGAGCCGCCGTGGGAGGCGATCGCAGCCATTCCCATCGTCGACGAGGGCGGGGCGTTGCACCCGGTCAGCCTCGCCGCGCCGATGCTGCGCACCTTGCCCCTCTACCATGCCCTGGGGGTCCCCGGGGCGGTGCCCGAGTGCTGGGCGCGGGAGGCGGTCTATCGGCGGCTTCTCAAGGTGGCTCAGAGCCTGCCGGACGGCCTGGGGCTGGTGGTGCTGGATGCTTGGCGGCCCTATGTCGTGCAGCGTCATCTGTATGACACTCTGCTGGGAATGGTGGAAGCGCGCTACGCGGATCTCGACGAGGCGGACCTGCGGGCGATGACTCGGGCATTTGTCTCGCCGCCCAGCGATCGACCAGAGTGCCCTAGCCCGCATCTCACCGGTGGGGCGGTGGATGTAGCGCTATGCGATGCTGATGGGATGCTGCTGGAGATGGGCTCGGCATTCGATGAAGCGCGGCCCGCCTCGCATACCGTCTACTTCGAGCATCATGCCCATGACGCCGCGACGCGGACTTACCGTGATCGGCGGCGAGTGCTTTACCACGCCATGGTTGATGCCGGCTTCGCCAACCTGCCCAGCGAGTGGTGGCACTACAGCTACGGCGACCAGATGTGGGCCTGGTATCGCGGCGAATCCCGCGCACTGTTCGGGCCCAGCGGCCCCGATAGCCTGGAGGCTCGCTGGCGGCGTTCGCTGGGGCAGGACGCCTAG
- the hglS gene encoding 2-oxoadipate dioxygenase/decarboxylase HglS, translating to MTTLVSHHEIRDRFSKAMSAMYQDEVPQYETLLELVAEVNRETLERDPELAERLEAHDELNRLGVERHGAIRVGSAEELAMLRRLFAVMGMVPVGYYDLSEAGVPVHSTAFRPIDDEALARNPFRVFTSLLRLELIESTELRERAAGILAKRDIFTPGAREMIELSERQGGLTDEQAERFVAEALETFRWHQDATVDLDTYEALHAEHRLIADVVCFHGPHINHLTPRTLDIDEVQRRMPAAGMNPKEVIEGPPRRACPILLRQTSFKALEEPTRFAGDRQGTHTARFGEIEQRGVALTAKGRALYDRLLGESRRRTAGLSNEAHQRVLAEVFADFPDSEAELRRQGLAFFEYRTTEAGREAGAIAATAVERLIEQGLITARPITYEDFLPVSAAGIFQSNLGGDDSEAYAGHANREAFEEALGAPVTDELTLYAERERSSLDAALTSLGIPPVR from the coding sequence ATGACAACCCTCGTTTCCCATCACGAGATTCGTGACCGTTTTTCCAAGGCCATGTCGGCCATGTATCAGGACGAGGTGCCGCAGTACGAAACCCTGCTCGAGCTGGTGGCGGAGGTGAACCGCGAGACCCTCGAGCGCGACCCCGAACTGGCCGAGCGACTCGAGGCTCATGATGAGTTGAATCGTCTCGGCGTCGAGCGGCACGGTGCCATTCGTGTCGGCAGTGCCGAGGAACTCGCCATGCTGCGCCGGTTGTTCGCGGTGATGGGCATGGTCCCGGTGGGCTACTACGACCTCTCCGAAGCCGGCGTGCCGGTACATTCCACCGCCTTCCGGCCCATCGACGACGAGGCCCTGGCGCGCAACCCCTTCCGTGTCTTCACATCCTTGCTGCGCCTGGAACTGATCGAAAGCACCGAGCTGCGCGAGCGTGCCGCCGGTATCCTCGCCAAGCGCGACATCTTCACGCCCGGCGCCCGGGAAATGATCGAGCTCAGCGAACGCCAGGGCGGCTTGACCGACGAGCAGGCCGAGCGTTTCGTGGCCGAGGCGCTGGAGACCTTCCGCTGGCACCAGGACGCCACCGTGGACCTGGACACCTACGAGGCACTGCATGCCGAGCATCGGCTGATCGCCGATGTGGTCTGCTTCCACGGGCCACATATCAATCACCTGACGCCGCGCACCCTGGACATCGACGAGGTCCAGCGGCGGATGCCGGCGGCGGGAATGAACCCCAAGGAAGTCATCGAAGGTCCGCCGCGTCGCGCCTGCCCGATCCTGCTGCGCCAGACCAGCTTCAAGGCCCTGGAGGAGCCGACCCGCTTCGCCGGCGATCGCCAGGGCACCCACACCGCACGCTTCGGCGAGATCGAACAGCGCGGCGTGGCGCTGACGGCCAAGGGACGCGCCCTCTACGACCGGCTGCTAGGCGAGTCGCGCCGACGCACCGCCGGCCTGAGCAACGAGGCGCACCAGCGCGTGCTGGCCGAGGTCTTTGCCGATTTTCCGGATAGCGAGGCCGAACTGCGCCGTCAGGGCCTGGCTTTCTTCGAATACCGGACGACCGAGGCGGGACGCGAGGCCGGCGCGATCGCCGCGACCGCGGTCGAGCGGTTGATCGAGCAGGGGCTGATCACGGCCCGGCCGATCACCTACGAGGATTTCCTGCCGGTCAGCGCGGCCGGCATCTTTCAATCGAACCTCGGCGGTGACGATAGCGAGGCCTATGCCGGTCACGCCAATCGCGAAGCCTTCGAGGAGGCACTGGGCGCGCCGGTCACCGACGAGCTGACGCTCTATGCCGAACGCGAGCGGAGTTCTCTGGATGCCGCCCTGACGTCTCTGGGCATCCCGCCAGTCCGCTAG
- a CDS encoding LysR substrate-binding domain-containing protein, whose amino-acid sequence MTARHLPSTITMQCFEAAARHMSFTRAADELSITQSAISKQVAQLEAYLQHKLFRRVRRTLVLTPEGALYLTEVRKILARIEMSANAIMSYSGQGEVLRVACLPTFGARWLARQLPDFLNANPHIDLSVSDHVEPFDLDQAGIDVAVFHGHGRWPKLECHKLFDEEVVAVGAPEFLARQQPASAAELAECRLLHLSTRPDAWHRWFAGQGITTERSYHGTRFETFQMLIRTAMSGGGLALVPRFFVDTELAEGRLSLAWPHVLKGPDAYYLVHPEHLGELVRVRRFVTHVLTCAEVDAPAGALR is encoded by the coding sequence ATGACGGCACGCCACCTGCCCTCGACCATCACCATGCAGTGCTTCGAGGCGGCTGCACGGCATATGAGTTTCACTCGTGCCGCCGACGAGCTGAGCATTACCCAGAGCGCCATCAGCAAGCAAGTGGCGCAACTCGAAGCGTACCTGCAGCACAAGCTATTCCGGCGTGTGCGCCGCACCCTGGTGCTGACGCCGGAGGGCGCGCTGTACCTTACTGAAGTACGCAAGATTCTGGCACGGATCGAGATGTCAGCGAACGCGATCATGAGCTACAGCGGGCAGGGCGAAGTGCTGCGGGTGGCCTGCCTGCCGACCTTCGGGGCCCGCTGGCTGGCCCGCCAGTTGCCCGATTTCCTGAACGCCAACCCGCACATCGACCTCAGCGTTAGCGACCATGTCGAGCCCTTCGACCTGGATCAAGCAGGTATCGACGTGGCCGTCTTCCACGGGCATGGTCGCTGGCCGAAACTGGAGTGCCACAAGTTGTTCGACGAGGAGGTGGTCGCGGTCGGCGCCCCCGAATTTCTAGCTCGTCAGCAGCCGGCGAGTGCCGCAGAGCTGGCCGAGTGCCGCCTGCTGCACCTCTCCACGCGCCCTGATGCCTGGCACCGCTGGTTCGCCGGCCAGGGAATCACCACCGAGCGCAGTTACCACGGCACTCGCTTCGAGACCTTCCAGATGCTGATCCGCACGGCGATGAGCGGCGGTGGTCTTGCCCTGGTGCCGCGTTTCTTCGTCGACACCGAGCTGGCCGAAGGCCGACTGTCTCTGGCCTGGCCGCACGTCCTCAAGGGACCCGACGCCTACTACCTGGTGCACCCCGAGCATCTCGGCGAACTCGTGCGTGTGCGCCGTTTCGTCACTCATGTGCTGACGTGTGCCGAGGTGGATGCGCCAGCCGGGGCGTTGCGCTAG